A single region of the Eremothecium gossypii ATCC 10895 chromosome V, complete sequence genome encodes:
- the MCO32 gene encoding Mco32p (Syntenic homolog of Saccharomyces cerevisiae YGR053C), which translates to METPAGDAHGKGCGGSNERLCPSLAGRFRRAGQEPWERANPYTSQAGSYIEYWTQGRSQHRADETKRRRLDMLNRVVLQRQMLGPLRGHWRSMGGGPSAEELRRRANMGEMLTYLQEKVPLLLSETIEDARLAPDVVLRLMPLSRPYLPEFHGHAQYKTVWKGLQMVVNTFVVRQPCAIGVRNLHVDEANRLIRISWATTEGPEGEAAPSAQAGGTDHEELRRHLGHRLDEQWVRSLARGTHVKTRVVSGVFLFELDPTNERICSHIVDNVTMIDETEEDQGAKKGAFAV; encoded by the coding sequence ATGGAAACGCCCGCTGGCGATGCGCACGGAAAGGGTTGCGGTGGGTCGAACGAGAGGCTTTGTCCGTCTCTAGCAGGCCGTTTCAGGCGCGCAGGCCAGGAACCGTGGGAGCGTGCAAACCCGTACACCTCGCAGGCAGGTAGCTATATAGAATATTGGACTCAGGGTCGAAGCCAGCACCGGGCAGATGAGACGAAACGCAGGAGACTTGATATGTTAAACCGCGTAGTGCTACAGCGGCAGATGCTAGGGCCCCTGCGCGGGCATTGGAGGAGCATGGGGGGCGGGCCGTCAGCCGAagagctgcggcggcgggccaACATGGGGGAGATGCTGACATACCTGCAGGAGAAggtgccgctgctgctcagCGAGACGATTGAGGACGCACGCCTTGCGCCGGACGTGGTGCTGCGCTTGATGCCGCTCAGCCGGCCGTACCTGCCGGAATTCCACGGGCACGCGCAGTACAAGACGGTGTGGAAGGGTCTGCAGATGGTGGTGAACACGTTTGTGGTGCGGCAGCCGTGTGCCATAGGGGTACGCAACCTGCACGTAGACGAGGCGAACCGGCTGATCCGCATTTCGTGGGCCACCACGGAGGGCCCCGAGGGAGAGGCGGCCCCGAGCGCCCAGGCCGGCGGCACGGATCACGAGGagctgcgccgccaccTGGGGCACCGGCTCGACGAGCAGTGGGTCCGCAgcctggcgcgcggcaCGCACGTCAAGACTCGCGTGGTCAGTGGTGTGTTTCTATTCGAACTGGATCCGACCAACGAGCGCATCTGCAGCCACATCGTTGATAACGTCACCATGATCGACGAAACCGAGGAGGACCAGGGCGCAAAGAAGGGCGCCTTTGCTGTTTGA